The following proteins are co-located in the Nonlabens ponticola genome:
- a CDS encoding protein kinase domain-containing protein produces the protein MDKEYELLSNNTVTHNGKEYSCRTFSLGDVIYKKGTNPICFNENRFLKKLSNCKNFPNVINFEQGIEESSITINFVKGQPLEDEIKGSHYLSHAQICQILGGCLDILMQLARYQIIHRDIRPDNIIISKNKEQYIPVLIDFGWGKYVQEQDVITPSYLGDMQRFPGTLFNDSYSMGYCLIPLKRTEALTELVNKFMMVDPITDKNFNHVTLVLNDLKQDLKHYESKKIQEQFYLWFEFLKKRISESRIGAAYRKSITKEVIHD, from the coding sequence TTGGATAAGGAATACGAACTGCTTAGCAATAATACTGTTACTCACAACGGTAAAGAATACAGCTGCAGGACATTTAGTTTAGGTGATGTGATTTATAAAAAGGGAACCAATCCTATTTGCTTTAATGAAAATAGGTTTTTAAAAAAACTATCAAATTGTAAAAATTTCCCCAATGTTATAAATTTTGAGCAAGGCATTGAAGAATCTAGCATTACAATAAACTTTGTCAAAGGGCAGCCTCTAGAAGATGAAATCAAGGGCAGCCATTATTTATCACATGCTCAAATTTGCCAAATTTTAGGCGGTTGCCTAGATATATTAATGCAGCTCGCACGGTATCAAATTATCCATAGAGATATCAGACCAGACAATATTATAATATCAAAAAATAAAGAACAATACATTCCTGTTCTCATCGATTTTGGTTGGGGTAAATATGTACAAGAGCAAGATGTAATAACACCATCTTATCTGGGTGATATGCAGCGATTTCCTGGTACGCTTTTTAATGATAGCTATTCAATGGGATATTGTTTGATACCACTTAAAAGAACTGAGGCGTTGACTGAGCTCGTAAATAAATTCATGATGGTTGATCCAATTACGGATAAAAATTTTAATCATGTCACACTGGTATTGAATGATCTAAAACAGGATCTTAAACATTATGAATCTAAAAAGATACAGGAGCAGTTCTATCTATGGTTTGAGTTTTTGAAAAAGCGCATTTCAGAGTCAAGAATAGGAGCAGCTTACAGGAAATCAATCACGAAAGAAGTCATTCATGATTAA
- a CDS encoding glycosyltransferase family 2 protein, with protein sequence MSDLISIIIPSYNQSSYMEETLSSVQNQTFKNWECLIIDDGSTDNTREVAARWTEKDSRFKYYFKKNGGVSSARNVGLNNALGDFIQFLDCDDILKKTKLEVSINAFNSNHLVTNIVLTDFKMLNQGNIVGVPYCNLKKEYFNFESVLFGWNYDFSIPIHCGLFRKEVFEKLRFSVELSAQEDWLLWVKIFRDYGDGYFLNEALVLYRKNVDGRTQSGSYIPDQMAVLKLLKKELNHQLYEKLLFVLIERYLRIIEDRTSALNGIKSTRSYQLGRKLRRAFTRIGIIKYFENLLP encoded by the coding sequence ATGTCAGATCTAATTTCCATTATAATCCCTAGCTACAATCAATCTTCCTACATGGAGGAAACACTTTCTAGTGTTCAAAATCAAACGTTTAAAAATTGGGAATGTTTGATAATTGATGATGGTAGTACTGACAATACGCGAGAAGTTGCAGCAAGATGGACAGAAAAGGATTCAAGATTCAAGTATTATTTTAAAAAAAATGGCGGTGTAAGTTCTGCAAGAAATGTAGGATTGAATAACGCTTTGGGAGACTTCATACAGTTTTTAGATTGCGATGATATCTTGAAAAAGACAAAATTAGAGGTATCTATAAATGCATTTAATTCTAATCACCTAGTCACTAATATCGTATTGACCGATTTTAAAATGCTCAATCAAGGTAACATAGTCGGTGTTCCATATTGCAATTTGAAAAAAGAGTATTTCAATTTTGAAAGCGTACTTTTTGGCTGGAATTATGATTTTTCTATTCCCATTCATTGTGGACTGTTCAGAAAAGAGGTATTTGAAAAACTACGTTTCTCAGTTGAATTATCAGCTCAAGAAGATTGGCTTTTATGGGTCAAAATATTTAGAGATTACGGCGATGGTTATTTTTTAAATGAAGCATTGGTTTTATATCGCAAGAATGTTGACGGTAGAACGCAATCAGGTAGCTATATTCCGGATCAAATGGCGGTCTTAAAACTTCTCAAGAAGGAATTAAATCATCAGTTGTACGAGAAATTGCTATTTGTTCTGATTGAGCGTTACCTAAGAATCATAGAAGACAGAACTTCGGCATTGAATGGTATAAAGTCAACACGCTCATATCAATTGGGGCGCAAATTGAGAAGAGCTTTCACTAGAATTGGTATCATCAAATATTTTGAAAATCTTCTGCCCTGA
- a CDS encoding glycosyltransferase family 2 protein yields MIKEDTSEKMEHALAIVIPYYKKDFFNECLNSLKNQTNKDFNLYVGDDASPDDPIEVLKQFKDDLDVKYVRFDNNLGSISLTSQWMRCLTMTLDEPWIMILCDDDLLSPTVVDQFYFHRQQIEKHNIQVVKYATQVIDGKGEPISKVYKHPRIQPYSRVFEERFFKDGRSSLSEHMFTRGAYEKHGFRDVPLAWHADDYAWMDFSEFGDIYSINDALVFFRMSDQNISRADYEQITKWTETFKYFNFVLKHKRDFLQKDQIIKVIDYLEWMTYQYDMNKKDLINAIFWQTLRYKGGINLAKFVRRLYINRS; encoded by the coding sequence ATGATTAAAGAAGATACTAGTGAGAAAATGGAGCATGCGCTTGCGATCGTAATACCCTACTACAAAAAAGATTTTTTCAATGAATGTTTAAATTCTTTAAAAAATCAAACAAATAAAGATTTTAATCTGTACGTTGGAGATGATGCATCACCAGATGATCCTATTGAAGTCCTAAAACAATTTAAAGACGATCTAGATGTTAAGTATGTGCGTTTTGATAATAATCTAGGATCGATTTCTTTGACTTCACAATGGATGCGTTGTCTAACCATGACATTAGATGAGCCATGGATAATGATATTGTGTGATGATGATTTACTATCACCAACTGTGGTAGATCAGTTTTATTTCCATAGACAACAAATAGAGAAGCATAATATTCAGGTAGTAAAATATGCTACTCAAGTAATAGATGGTAAAGGAGAACCCATCAGTAAAGTATATAAGCATCCTAGAATACAGCCTTATTCGAGAGTATTTGAAGAGCGTTTTTTTAAGGATGGACGCAGTTCTTTATCAGAGCATATGTTTACTCGTGGAGCTTATGAAAAACACGGTTTTAGAGACGTACCACTAGCTTGGCATGCAGATGATTATGCCTGGATGGACTTTTCTGAGTTTGGAGATATCTATAGTATTAACGATGCGCTGGTGTTTTTCAGAATGTCAGATCAAAATATTTCTAGGGCTGATTATGAGCAAATCACAAAATGGACTGAGACATTTAAGTATTTCAACTTTGTTCTAAAGCATAAGCGAGATTTTCTTCAAAAGGATCAGATCATTAAAGTAATCGATTATCTGGAATGGATGACTTATCAGTATGACATGAATAAGAAGGATCTAATTAACGCTATATTTTGGCAAACCTTGAGATATAAGGGTGGGATCAATCTTGCTAAATTTGTGCGCAGACTATATATAAACCGCTCATGA
- a CDS encoding glycosyltransferase family 2 protein, with translation MNDTMLSIIIPYYKIDFFEDTLKSLSLQTDKRFNVFIGNDGSPDDPSALIEKYQNHFDLEYHKFDENLGKYSLIKQWERCIDLVPDTTWIQIIGDDDILEPTCVEAFYENLDEINRSGSQVVRYATRVIDVSSDFLTDSFTHPKTETSINFFIRKLNGLTRSSLPEYVFKFESFKAVGLRDFPLAWHSDDILVLEVSDFGNIYTINEANVLFRSSGINISSKQDNNGPKAYASFAYYNHLISLYSNRFDKNQLNLLLDNWERAFYNIKSVPKFWIQFSSYYLSHGLVLRYTNFIGRSLKRTILHKLKNRSKK, from the coding sequence ATGAATGATACTATGCTATCCATTATTATTCCTTATTATAAGATTGATTTCTTTGAAGACACCTTGAAATCATTATCGTTACAGACGGATAAGCGATTTAATGTTTTCATAGGTAATGACGGAAGTCCTGATGATCCATCAGCTTTGATTGAAAAATATCAAAACCACTTTGACCTTGAATACCATAAGTTTGATGAAAACCTGGGTAAATACTCTTTGATAAAACAATGGGAACGATGTATTGATCTAGTTCCTGATACTACTTGGATTCAAATAATTGGAGATGATGATATTTTGGAGCCTACATGTGTAGAAGCTTTTTATGAAAATCTAGATGAAATTAATCGTTCAGGTAGTCAGGTGGTTAGATATGCTACAAGAGTTATAGATGTTAGCAGTGATTTTTTAACTGACTCTTTTACTCATCCAAAAACTGAGACGTCGATTAATTTTTTTATTCGTAAGCTTAATGGTTTGACTCGTAGTTCTCTACCAGAATATGTTTTTAAATTTGAATCTTTCAAGGCCGTTGGCCTACGCGATTTTCCGCTAGCTTGGCATAGTGATGATATTTTGGTTTTAGAGGTTTCAGATTTTGGCAACATCTATACTATTAATGAGGCTAATGTGCTTTTCAGAAGTAGCGGTATCAACATAAGTTCAAAACAGGATAATAATGGGCCTAAGGCCTATGCTTCGTTTGCCTATTACAATCATCTAATCTCCTTGTATTCTAATCGATTTGATAAGAATCAATTGAATTTATTATTGGACAATTGGGAAAGAGCCTTCTACAATATCAAAAGCGTTCCTAAATTTTGGATACAGTTCTCCTCTTATTATTTATCACATGGTTTAGTTTTAAGATATACCAATTTTATTGGCAGATCTTTAAAGAGAACCATTCTCCACAAATTGAAAAATCGCAGTAAAAAATAG
- a CDS encoding glycosyltransferase family 2 protein, whose protein sequence is MNKNKLVSILIPIYNREHLIEQTLQSISIQTYKNFECIIVDDGSTDDTVGVISAFAKADPRFKIFIRSKDRTKGANSCRNIAFEKSRGEIIKWFDSDDIMLEDHLQLATHALEDEQIDFVVSESEIFVDDKKKGAAPFHSSKDASLISPENYAKFVVGWITNDFTCKRNTILNTRFNERFRTAGDEYNFFIKYLHNTTAGAFIDRVTTLYRQHDISLSSDVDVDEVKYHTNICEIKYLCSNDMIALSNYELANWFMDGYINHAHILMSKSTSIPFLRSAFKDLEIIKTSTHANYLRLAQLSFRVFGKGYYFIRKARGN, encoded by the coding sequence ATGAATAAAAATAAATTAGTCTCCATTCTAATACCTATCTACAATCGTGAACACCTTATTGAACAAACACTTCAATCAATTTCTATTCAAACGTATAAAAACTTTGAATGTATCATCGTGGATGACGGCTCTACTGACGATACTGTTGGTGTGATTTCTGCTTTCGCGAAAGCTGATCCAAGATTTAAAATTTTCATAAGATCAAAGGATCGAACTAAAGGAGCAAATTCATGTAGGAATATCGCTTTTGAGAAGTCACGAGGGGAAATTATAAAGTGGTTTGATAGTGATGACATAATGCTTGAAGATCATTTGCAGCTAGCTACTCATGCACTTGAAGACGAGCAAATAGATTTTGTAGTATCAGAAAGTGAAATTTTTGTTGATGATAAAAAAAAAGGTGCCGCTCCTTTTCATTCCTCTAAAGACGCCTCATTGATAAGCCCGGAAAACTATGCAAAGTTCGTCGTTGGTTGGATTACAAATGACTTTACTTGTAAAAGAAACACCATTCTTAATACGCGTTTTAATGAAAGATTTAGAACTGCTGGAGATGAGTATAACTTCTTCATTAAATACTTGCATAACACAACGGCAGGTGCCTTCATAGATAGAGTGACAACTCTTTATAGGCAACATGACATATCGTTAAGTAGCGATGTTGATGTTGATGAAGTAAAATACCACACTAATATTTGTGAGATAAAATACTTGTGTAGTAACGACATGATTGCTCTGAGTAATTATGAATTAGCAAATTGGTTTATGGACGGTTACATAAATCATGCACATATTTTAATGAGCAAATCCACAAGTATTCCTTTTCTACGATCGGCCTTTAAGGATCTAGAAATAATCAAAACGAGTACACATGCCAATTATTTAAGATTGGCTCAACTTTCGTTTAGAGTTTTTGGAAAGGGTTACTATTTCATTAGAAAAGCCCGCGGCAACTAA